The Halomonas sp. KG2 genome segment TGCGAGCATAGAAGTGTGTCGATATAATGAACATTCTTCTATGCATGTTTTTAAGCTCCTCTCTTACAACGTCATCTCTCTGATAAGGATGTTGGTATGCCATCTTCCCCACCGCAGTGGCCACTCAGTTTTGGATATACGCTTCTGCGCGCAACACTTTATATGTTTTTTGTCGCTGGTATCGCCCAAGGCGGATATTTTGAAGCTCTCTACCTACCCGATGTGCGCTATACCGAATTAGGCTTTACAGAGTTCACTCAAACCCTGGTACTGGCTAGCTGTTGTGGCTTACTCATCTACGTGCGCCAAGTACTCAAGGTATGGCCTACTGTTACGCTTCTATTGCTGGCGTTTGTGGCTGCGTCGCTGGTACGCGAACAGGATTACTTTTTAGATTACTACGTCGCAGACAACTCTTGGAAAGTGCTGGTATCGTTAATTGTCATCCCTAGCCTTGCCTGGGTAGTCGTCCAGCGTCGTCGATTTATTGAAGAATTTTCACATTATAGCAATACGTTCGCGTTTGGACTTTTCACTGGCGGTGTGCTCGTTACCTATATTTTCTCCCGCCTTTATGGTCGCCAAGACTTCTGGCGAGCCGTCATGCAGGATAACTATATTCGCGAATTTAAAGATGTCGCTGAGGAAGCCATCGAGCTTTTAGGCTACAGCCTGATTCTATTTGCCATGATTGAGCTTCTGCTGATTGCTCGGCGTATTTACAAAGCGCGACAAGTCGCACGCTAGTCCTCTCATCTCCCGCTAGCAGCCCTTTTTTATCGCCGCCTTACACCTTGCGCAGGCGGCATTCATTTTTTACATCTCGCTATACATAAAGCCATTTGCGACCCCGATGGCTTCAACGTAGTGTCGTCCCCCAGACTCATGGGCATTTTTTGCTAAAAAACAACCTACTGACGACAAAAACCTTATGACAAACTCACAAAATCGCCAAGAAACCCTAAAGCGAGGTGCATTTACTCGTTTTCTTGATAGCGTTGAGTGGCTGGGTAATCTACTCCCACATCCTGTTACTCTCTTCGCTATTTTATGTGTTCTGGTAGTAGTCGCCAGCGGCATCGCCGGTGCATTAGGGGTATCTGTTGCTGACCCTCGCCCTGCTAACGAAGGTGAATGGATAGCGGTTAATTCACTGCTCAATGCCGAAGGCCTGCGCCGCTTAGTCACTGAAATGGTAACCAACTTCACTAGCTTTGCACCACTGGGTACAGTACTGGTAGCCATGCTGGGGGTCGGCGTTGCTGAGCACTCAGGACTGCTTTCAGCCAGCATGCGTGCGCTGGTTCTCAATCGCTCGCCGCGCATTGTCACCTATGCAGTGGTGTTTGCCGGCATCATGTCGAACATGGCGGCTGAGCTTGGCTATGTCGTATTGATTCCTTTAGCGGCCATGATTTTCCACTCATTAGGGCGTCATCCATTGGCGGGCCTAGCGGCTGCGTTCTGCGGTGTTTCTGGAGGCTACAGCGCTAACTTACTGATTGGTACTGTTGACCCGCTACTATCGGGCATCACCCAGGAAGCAGCGCGTCTTCTTGACCCTGCTTACATTGTGGGCGCAGAAGCCAACTGGTTCTTTATGTTCGCCAGTACGTTCTTTGTCACGCTTATTGGTGGCTTTGTTACTGAGCGAATCGTAGAACCCAAGCTAGGTAAATTCGATTCTGCCTATGCTGATAGCGGCATTGAAAACCAGCGCATGGAAGGGCTATCCGACTCAGAGAAGCGCGCCTTAAAAGGGACTGGACTTGCGACATTAGCATTAGCCGCTCTGGTCGCGGTCATGGTTGTGCCCGAAAGCGGCATATTGCGTAACCCCGAAACAGGGCTAATTAGCGGCTCGCCCTTTTTGCGTGGCATTGTGGTAATTGTCGCGGTGTCCTTCACCGTATTGGGGTTTGTCTATGGCCGCCTGGCAGGCACCATGCAAAACGATCGCGATATTGTCGACGCTATGGCGAAAAGCATGAGCAGCCTCGGCCTTTATATCGTTCTGGTCTTTTTTGCGGCACAGTTTGTAGCGCTGTTTAACTGGAGTAACTTTGGCACTGTCACAGCCGTTGCCGGTGCCGATCTGCTGCAGTCTTTAGGGCTACGCGGCCCAGGTCTGTTCGCGCTGTTTATCATTATGTGTGCGTTCGTCAACCTATCACTAGGCAGCGCCTCTGCACAGTGGGCAGTAACAGCTCCCATCTTTGTACCGATGCTAATGCTAATGGGCTATGCCCCTGAAGTAATTCAGGCGGCGTATCGAATCGGCGATTCGGTTACTAACTTAATTACACCCATGATGAGCTACTTTGGTTTAATTCTTGCCGTAGCAACTCGCTATCGTAAAGATATGGGCATTGGGACGTTGGTAGCGGTTATGCTGCCCTACACGCTATTTATGCTGATTGGCTGGAGCCTGCTGTTCTTTATTTGGGTATTTGTTTTTGGCTTGCCTGTCGGCCCAGGATCAGCCACGCATTACACGCTTTAAGCCATATCATCATATAACGCTTATGGCATAACGCAAAAAGCCCGTCGTTCATAGAACGGCGGGCTTTTTGTTTATGGTGACGACTACCAAATCACCACTTTCTATTTACTACTTACTAGCCACTACTTACCAAGTACGAGAGCTAACTGATCACTCGTCGAGGAATGAGCGCAGCGGCTCAGAGCGACTCGGATGGCGTAGCTTGCGCAGCGCCTTAGCTTCGATCTGACGAATTCGCTCGCGAGTAACGTCAAACTGCTTACCCACTTCTTCAAGCGTGTGGTCGGTATTCATATCGATACCGAAACGCATGCGCAGCACTTTCGCTTCACGAGCAGTTAAGCCGCCAAGGACGTTACGCGTTGCTTCGATCAAGCCTTCGCCGGTGGCCATATCAATCGGCAACAACATAGTGCCGTCTTCGATAAAGTCACCTAAGTGCGAATCGTCGTCATCACCAATCGGCGTCTCCATAGAGATCGGCTCTTTGGCAATTTTTAGCACCTTGCGTACTTTGTCTTCCGGCATTTCCAGACGTTCGCCCAGTTCTTCCGGCGTTGGCTCGCGGCCCATTTCCTGCAGCATCTGACGAGAAACACGATTGAGCTTATTGATCGTCTCAATCATGTGCACCGGAATACGGATGGTGCGTGCCTGGTCAGCGATAGAACGCGTAATCGCCTGACGAATCCACCATGTGGCATAGGTCGAGAACTTGTAACCGCGGCGATATTCGAACTTATCAACCGCTTTCATCAAACCAATGTTGCCTTCTTGAATCAGATCCAAGAACTGCAGGCCACGGTTGGTGTACTTCTTCGCAATCGAAATTACCAAACGCAGGTTAGCCTCAACCATCTCTTTCTTAGCACGACGTGCTTTCGCTTCGCCGATAGAGAGCTTGCGGTTAACTTCTTTGAGGTCGGCCACGGTGAGCTGCACCATGTCTTCTTCAAAGGCAATTTTGCGCTGCGAACGAGCAATATCGGCACGCAGTGGCTCAAGACGGTCAGCATACTTGGGCTGCGCTTCCTGGAAGGTGTCCAACCATTTTGGATTAGACTCGTACCCAGGGAACGACTTAATGAAGGTTTTGCGCGGTACTTTAGCTTTCTTCACGCACAGCTGCATAACCGCTTTTTCTTGGGCACGCACCTGCTCAACGCTAATACGTACTTGGCCAACCAGACGCTCAAAATGCTTCGGCACCAGCTTAATCGGCGAAAACAGCTCGGCTAAACGCGATTGCTCACTTTTAAGCTCAGCGCTACCACGCCCATATTTCGCCAACGCAGCTTCAACAGCGGCGTTCTGCTCACGGATTTGTTCGAAACGAGCTTTCGCTTCTTCCGGATCAGGGCCGCCTTCGCTGGCAGTGCTGTCGTCATCTTCGTCGTCACCGTCGCTGTCGAGATCATCATCATCGCTCAACTCGGCTTCCGGCTCAGGCTCGGGCACTTCGGCTTCTGCAACGCCTGGAATCCCCTCGTCGGGGTCGATAAAGCCAGAGAACAGATCAGACAAGCGACCAGGCGCTTCTTCATCCTGCGTGGCATCGTAGGCATCCAGGATAGAAGCAACAGCGCCAGGCAAATACGCCAGCGCTGACATCACTTCCCGCGTGCCCTCTTCTATCCGCTTGGCGATTTCGATCTCACCTTCGCGGGTTAGAAGTTCAACCGTACCCATTTCGCGCATGTACATGCGCACAGGGTCGGTAGTGCGACCGACGTCGCTTTCCACGGCGGCGAGTGCCGCGACGGCCTCTTCCGCAGCGGACTCGTCCGTGGAGTGATCCGACATCATCAAAGTGTCTTCATCTGGCGCTTCTTCAACGACACTGATACCCATGTCGTTAATCATGCCAATGATGTCTTCCACTTGATCCGGGTCGGCGATATCCTCGGGTAGATGGTCGTTGACCTCGGCATAGGTCAGGTAGCCCTGTTCCTTGCCGCGCGCGATCAACTCCTTCAGACGTGACTGCTGCTGCGCATTTCCAGCCATAGAAACCCTATCTCGACGAAGAAGAATGAAACACCTGGGGCGCTGAATCGATTAAACTCAACAAGCCGAACAGTATAGCGTAAATAGCAGGAATTTTTCCAGCGAAACGTATTTGCGCGGTCATTCAGGTGTGTTAGGTTGTTCGGTTAGGCCAGCGCCTGGCGACTGACCCTTTATTTGGTGCCAACGTTAGGGAAATTCAACCCTAGCGCCTCAAACTCTACTCATTCCAAACTCTACTCATTCAAAGACAAACGCCGTAAAGCTCACTTAATGTCGTTGAACAAGCTCCATCATTAAACTTGCCAAACGCTGCCGCTGCGCTTTATCCAGCTTTTGCCCAGAACGCTCTAAATCCAGCAACGCCTGGTACTCTTCCTGAGGCGATCGCTTGCGCTGAACCTCTATTAGATGTTCAACCAACCCTGTCAGCTCAGTCTCCCGAGTTCCCTTGGGAATCAGCAACTCCCGTGACGCCAGCTCAGCCAAGACCTGACCTTCATGGCTCCCCTGAAAGTGCGCCAACACCACTTGCGGGCTGCGATAACGCCCGGCACGTAGTAACTCAATCAAGTCACGACATAGCGGTGCTTCTTCACTCTCCGGCAACCAATCCAGGGAATCCGGCAGCGACGTCACTAAACCAGGCTCATGCAACAGTAGCTGCACAATACGAGCCACGGTTGAAAGCACTTGCGGGCGCGGCGACTGAGCGCGCCCCTTTGGTGCCTTTTTACCAGCAGGCTTTGCGCTGACCAGCTGCTCCTCATGATGCTCAAACGGCATCATGTCGGGCGACTCAAGCGGCTCCCAGTGCACGGCTTCCTGCGAAGGCGCTTTCTGTGCCTCTTTTTGCGCACTGGCGGCCGCGCGTTTATCAAGCAGCGTTTTCAGTTGCGATTGTGCCAACCCACTGCGCTTAGCTAACGCCTCCAACAGTAACGATTTGAGCATGCCTTCAGGCACTTTGTTCAATGCCTCAAGCACCTGACTTGCAAACCGCTCTCGCCCTTCCACGGTATTCAAGTCTCGCCCCTGCGCTGCCTGCTCAAAAAGAAACTCAGATAGCGGCATCGCACAGGTAACGCGATCTTGAAATGCGTCGCTACCTTCACGGCGCACTAGCGTA includes the following:
- a CDS encoding AbgT family transporter, which gives rise to MTNSQNRQETLKRGAFTRFLDSVEWLGNLLPHPVTLFAILCVLVVVASGIAGALGVSVADPRPANEGEWIAVNSLLNAEGLRRLVTEMVTNFTSFAPLGTVLVAMLGVGVAEHSGLLSASMRALVLNRSPRIVTYAVVFAGIMSNMAAELGYVVLIPLAAMIFHSLGRHPLAGLAAAFCGVSGGYSANLLIGTVDPLLSGITQEAARLLDPAYIVGAEANWFFMFASTFFVTLIGGFVTERIVEPKLGKFDSAYADSGIENQRMEGLSDSEKRALKGTGLATLALAALVAVMVVPESGILRNPETGLISGSPFLRGIVVIVAVSFTVLGFVYGRLAGTMQNDRDIVDAMAKSMSSLGLYIVLVFFAAQFVALFNWSNFGTVTAVAGADLLQSLGLRGPGLFALFIIMCAFVNLSLGSASAQWAVTAPIFVPMLMLMGYAPEVIQAAYRIGDSVTNLITPMMSYFGLILAVATRYRKDMGIGTLVAVMLPYTLFMLIGWSLLFFIWVFVFGLPVGPGSATHYTL
- the rpoD gene encoding RNA polymerase sigma factor RpoD; this translates as MAGNAQQQSRLKELIARGKEQGYLTYAEVNDHLPEDIADPDQVEDIIGMINDMGISVVEEAPDEDTLMMSDHSTDESAAEEAVAALAAVESDVGRTTDPVRMYMREMGTVELLTREGEIEIAKRIEEGTREVMSALAYLPGAVASILDAYDATQDEEAPGRLSDLFSGFIDPDEGIPGVAEAEVPEPEPEAELSDDDDLDSDGDDEDDDSTASEGGPDPEEAKARFEQIREQNAAVEAALAKYGRGSAELKSEQSRLAELFSPIKLVPKHFERLVGQVRISVEQVRAQEKAVMQLCVKKAKVPRKTFIKSFPGYESNPKWLDTFQEAQPKYADRLEPLRADIARSQRKIAFEEDMVQLTVADLKEVNRKLSIGEAKARRAKKEMVEANLRLVISIAKKYTNRGLQFLDLIQEGNIGLMKAVDKFEYRRGYKFSTYATWWIRQAITRSIADQARTIRIPVHMIETINKLNRVSRQMLQEMGREPTPEELGERLEMPEDKVRKVLKIAKEPISMETPIGDDDDSHLGDFIEDGTMLLPIDMATGEGLIEATRNVLGGLTAREAKVLRMRFGIDMNTDHTLEEVGKQFDVTRERIRQIEAKALRKLRHPSRSEPLRSFLDE